In one Rutidosis leptorrhynchoides isolate AG116_Rl617_1_P2 chromosome 8, CSIRO_AGI_Rlap_v1, whole genome shotgun sequence genomic region, the following are encoded:
- the LOC139864260 gene encoding uncharacterized protein — MRLTSCDRFLVSDRFLHLWDNLSIITLDRNFSDHCPLLLRDKVVDFGPKPFKVFDEWFNKDGVTKIIKDAWELPVRGSKKDSNFHDLLKNVKNALRSWSSLTFGGLDGEIKVLKDEIVGDGDLRKKKMKANMLKQKARVRWILEGDESSKYFHASILRRYNKSNIRGQFINGVWSENPIEIKSNIFNHFQNVFQQTTGPRPELSSWAAGTDGPSVGGWQILMWPS; from the exons ATGAGGCTAACCTCGTGTGATAGGTTCTTGGTCTCAGATCGTTTCCTTCACCTATGGGATAACCTTTCTATCATTACTTTGGATAGAAATTTTTCGGACCATTGTCCTCTTTTGCTTCGGGATAAGGTTGTTGATTTTGGGCCAAAACCATTTAAAGTTTTCGACGAGTGGTTTAATAAAGATGGAGTAACAAAAATCATCAAAGATGCGTGGGAACTACCGGTAAGGGGTTCTAAAAAGGATAGCAATTTTCATGATCTTCTTAAAAATGTCAAAAATGCTCTAAGATCTTGGAGCTCTttgacatttggtggtttggatggtGAAATTAAAGTGCTAAAAGATGAG ATAGTAGGAGACGGTGACTTGAGAAAGAAAAAAATGAAGGCCAATATGCTAAAACAAAAAGCTCGGGTTCGTTGGATTCTTGAGGGGGATGAAAGTTCGAAATACTTTCACGCTTCTATTCTTCGAAGGTATAATAAAAGCAATATTCGTGGGCAATTTATTAATGGTGTTTGGTCGGAAAATCCCATCGAAATCAAATCCAATATTTTTAACCATTTCCAGAATGTATTTCAGCAAACTACTGGCCCACGTCCTGAATTAAGCAGCTGGGCTGCTGGGACTGATGGGCCGAGTGTGGGAGGCTGGCAGATTCTGATGTGGCCCAGTTAG
- the LOC139864261 gene encoding protein argonaute 2-like — MDHQTNYNRGGRNAPTGGYRGGRNTGSGGYRGSTSPQDGGVGGGVGGRGYLPQQQYSNNQPPEQYGGGRGYGGGRDGGRGRGYGGGRDGGGGRGNGGGRDGGGGRGNGGGRDGDGGRGYGGGRDGGGGRGNGGGRDGGGGRGYGGGRDGGRNGGQPSYRTPYVGQNVDGVSDRVPDWRTVSGGGFGQTQGQSQRVDSTSQVLTQLTDSVTDLSIQELGPNVPIKRPDHGTLGECSVRLLVNHFPVKFDPSNSILRYDVDIKLEASSSATRSVKKTISKSDQRLIQEKLCSLYPDQFPLLQTAYDGEKNIFSAVSLKPGTYTVELFGRSYSCTIKYGNELNLSKLQEFLDGNAMQVPREVLQALDVVTKANLFREKVSVGRGMYPRDHLREDDLRCGVAGYRGFQQSLKVTSNGLVMCSDYSAVPFRKRMPVIDFLKEYVWEIKDVNDIAKFRNKVIMALRGLRVSVIHRRTNQKYIVSGLTEKLTKDISFELEDPEGKEKPKVVMLTDYFKEKWEIEIVHKYIPCLKLGNSKKPNYVPMEFCILAEDKRYPKEQLGREAARKLKELSLLAPENRRKEISRMVCEEYETGKPGSQVLQNFDLSVGMDMTEVDGRVMAPPKLKLGSLSGKTNIVTVDKFKCHYNLMQGKTFVTGKAAERWALVDFSQGDRWNWLNVDPFIQKLMNRCASIGVPMKKPLMVHQTTMRELSNSDNIRGLFEWVVEECRKKVEGQLQLVVCVMADRHDGYKNLKWVTETEIGVLTQCCLSQNANKANDQFLVYLAMKINAKLGGSNVELNERFPHFNAEDRVMFIGADVNHPAASNKLSPSVAAVVGSMNWPSATRYAARMSPQNHRKEEIVNFGNLCLDLVNTYAKQNGGVKPNKIVVFRDGVSDAQFDMVLNKEMVDMKKAIYTETYRPFVTYVVAQKRHTTRLFPNNEADSGNVPPGTVVDTTIVHPVEFDFYLCSHFGGIGTSKPTHYTVIWDENHFTSNEMQKLVYHLCYIFARCTKPVSLVPPVYYADLVAYRGRMFQEVVMEMQSSSSQTSSFDQIFYNLEDHLKDLMFFV; from the exons ATGGATCATCAAACGAACTACAATCGCGGCGGTCGGAACGCCCCAACTGGTGGTTACCGTGGAGGCCGAAACACCGGATCTGGTGGTTATCGCGGTTCTACATCGCCACAGGatggtggtgttggtggtggtgttggtggtaGGGGTTATCTACCTCAGCAACAGTATAGTAATAATCAACCGCCGGAACAGTATGGTGGTGGTAGAGGCTACGGTGGAGGCCGAGACGGTGGACGTGGTAGAGGTTACGGCGGAGGCCGCGACGGTGGTGGTGGTAGAGGCAACGGTGGAGGCCGCGACGGTGGTGGTGGTAGAGGCAACGGCGGAGGTCGCGACGGTGATGGTGGTAGAGGTTACGGCGGAGGTCGCGACGGTGGTGGTGGTAGAGGCAACGGTGGAGGCCGCGACGGTGGTGGTGGTAGAGGTTACGGTGGAGGTCGCGACGGTGGTCGAAATGGTGGTCAACCGTCGTACCGAACGCCGTACGTTGGACAAAATGTGGATGGTGTATCGGATCGGGTGCCCGATTGGAGGACAGTGAGTGGTGGTGGATTTGGTCAAACTCAAGGTCAAAGTCAACGAGTTGACTCTACGTCTCAAGTTCTCACTCAACTTACTGACTCAGTAACTG ATCTTAGCATTCAGGAACTTGGACCGAATGTGCCAATCAAGCGTCCGGACCATGGTACACTCGGGGAGTGCTCTGTGAGGCTTCTTGTTAATCATTTCCCAGTCAAGTTTGATCCATCTAACAGTATATTACGTTATGATGTGGATATTAAACTAGAGGCGTCATCGTCAGCCACCCGCTCAGTGAAAAAAACAATCTCAAAATCCGACCAACGACTAATTCAAGAGAAGCTATGTTCTCTATACCCCGATCAGTTCCCGTTACTTCAAACGGCTTACGATGGCGAAAAGAATATTTTCAGTGCCGTCTCGTTGAAACCCGGAACGTACACCGTTGAACTATTCGGGCGGTCTTATTCGTGCACCATTAAATATGGTAACGAGTTGAACTTGTCAAAGCTACAAGAGTTTTTGGATGGAAACGCAATGCAAGTCCCTCGTGAAGTTCTACAAGCTTTGGATGTAGTCACGAAGGCGAATCTTTTTCGAGAAAAGGTTTCCGTTGGGAGAGGAATGTACCCTCGTGATCATCTAAGGGAAGACGATCTTCGTTGTGGTGTCGCGGGGTACCGCGGCTTTCAGCAAAGCTTAAAGGTTACCTCAAATGGGTTGGTAATGTGTTCGGACTATTCTGCGGTACCTTTTCGCAAAAGGATGCCGGTTATTGATTTTCTCAAGGAGTATGTATGGGAGATTAAAGATGTTAATGATATTGCAAAGTTTAGGAATAAAGTTATTATGGCTTTGAGAGGGTTAAGGGTGAGTGTGATTCATCGTCGTACGAATCAAAAGTACATTGTTTCGGGATTGACTGAAAAACTTACAAAGGATATTTCTTTTGAGTTGGAAGATCCCGAAGGGAAGGAAAAACCAAAAGTTGTGATGCTCACCGATTACtttaaagaaaagtgggaaatagaAATAGTGCATAAGTATATTCCTTGTTTAAAGTTGGGAAATAGTAAGAAACCAAACTATGTTCCAATGGAATTTTGTATATTGGCCGAGGATAAACGGTATCCCAAGGAGCAGTTGGGTAGGGAAGCTGCTAGGAAACTAAAAGAGTTGTCTCTTCTCGCTCCTGAAAATCGGAGGAAAGAGATATCCAGAATGGTTTGCGAAGAGTATGAAACCGGTAAACCGGG TTCTCAGGTGCTTCAGAATTTTGATCTCAGTGTTGGTATGGATATGACTGAAGTGGACGGGCGTGTGATGGCACCGCCTAAACTTAAGCTCGGTAGTTTAAGCGGTAAAACGAATATTGTAACGGTGGACAAATTTAAGTGTCACTACAACCTTATGCAAGGGAAAACTTTTGTTACTGGTAAAGCGGCTGAAAGGTGGGCACTTGTAGATTTCAGCCAAGGTGATCGTTGGAATTGGCTAAATGTTGACCCGTTCATCCAAAAATTGATGAACCGATGCGCAAGTATTGGTGTACCAATGAAAAAACCGTTGATGGTACATCAGACCACTATGAGGGAGCTCTCTAATAGCGATAACATTCGTGGTCTTTTTGAATGGGTTGTGGAAGAGTGTAGGAAAAAAGTAGAAGGTCAACTTCAATTGGTTGTTTGTGTGATGGCTGACAGACATGATGGATACAAGAATCTCAAATGGGTAACCGAGACCGAAATTGGTGTGCTGACTCAATGTTGCTTATCTCAAAATGCTAACAAAGCGAATGATCAGTTTCTTGTTTATTTGGCTATGAAGATCAACGCAAAATTAGGAGGTAGCAATGTGGAGCTCAATGAACGATTCCCTCATTTTAATGCTGAAGATCGTGTCATGTTCATTGGAGCTGATGTCAATCACCCGGCTGCATCAAACAAGTTATCCCCATCGGTGGCGGCCGTTGTTGGCTCAATGAATTGGCCTTCCGCAACCCGCTATGCTGCCCGCATGTCTCCGCAAAACCATCGTAAAGAAGAAATAGTTAATTTTGGAAACTTGTGTTTGGACTTGGTTAACACTTATGCTAAACAGAACGGGGGAGTGAAGCCGAACAAAATTGTTGTGTTTCGTGATGGTGTGAGTGACGCGCAATTCGATATGGTTCTCAACAAAGAGATGGTTGATATGAAAAAAGCTATTTACACCGAAACCTATCGTCCATTTGTAACTTATGTTGTGGCTCAAAAACGTCACACAACTCGTTTGTTTCCGAATAACGAGGCGGATTCCGGAAACGTTCCTCCGGGAACTGTTGTGGACACGACAATTGTTCATCCCGTTGAGTTTGACTTCTACCTTTGTAGCCATTTTGGAGGCATTGGAACGAGTAAGCCCACACACTATACAGTGATATGGGATGAGAATCACTTTACGTCCAATGAGATGCAGAAACTGGTCTACCACTTGTGCTATATCTTTGCACGTTGCACGAAACCCGTTTCCCTGGTCCCACCAGTGTACTATGCTGATCTTGTGGCTTATAGGGGTCGGATGTTTCAAGAGGTGGTGATGGAAATGCAATCTTCAAGTTCCCAAACCTCTTCATTTGATCAGATCTTCTATAATCTTGAGGATCATCTCAAGGATTTGATGTTTTTTGTTTAA